One part of the Arcanobacterium phocisimile genome encodes these proteins:
- a CDS encoding PH domain-containing protein yields MDVIIRGEGSRLWAYLLWFLAAIILTASTINGGIAELLFALPLCLLIGFIAWIGWWNPRLVVTADGIRVVNVFREHLIPWADFSEAQNRWGLYLLTRSHKTFAVWALPSRVGLLQNSWRDRKKAAPDDIDWKADTVCQYALPLTFTADSLNIRNHAIRSDAALRRRLAPHLAGWEETSTTHFIPVHIIGSLALFALTVAMFIWR; encoded by the coding sequence ATGGATGTAATCATACGTGGTGAAGGCAGCCGGCTGTGGGCTTATCTTTTGTGGTTTTTGGCAGCCATTATTCTGACTGCTTCAACGATTAATGGAGGCATAGCAGAACTCCTCTTTGCTTTGCCGTTATGCCTCCTTATCGGGTTTATTGCCTGGATAGGTTGGTGGAATCCAAGATTAGTTGTCACCGCTGACGGCATCCGTGTCGTTAATGTCTTCCGCGAACATCTCATCCCGTGGGCAGATTTCTCTGAAGCGCAAAATCGTTGGGGACTTTATCTGTTGACTCGCTCGCACAAAACGTTTGCGGTGTGGGCGTTGCCGAGCCGGGTTGGCTTATTGCAAAATTCCTGGCGCGACCGCAAGAAGGCCGCGCCAGACGACATCGATTGGAAGGCCGATACGGTATGCCAATACGCCCTGCCACTGACCTTCACCGCTGATTCGCTCAATATTCGCAACCATGCAATCCGCTCCGATGCCGCTTTACGACGCCGACTTGCCCCGCACCTTGCTGGTTGGGAAGAGACCAGTACTACTCATTTTATTCCGGTACATATCATCGGTTCGCTTGCATTGTTTGCACTGACTGTTGCCATGTTTATCTGGCGCTAA
- a CDS encoding ABC transporter ATP-binding protein, giving the protein MKLPIANNATIFRQLAQLGRYFKRDITIVLVIQLCVALASVVTPWIIGRSFDAINEPDPARAIRFNIIVLVCAVAIQSVLAGFGEYLSRALGQRFFHRLRIDLVDTVTHLPISTVEAAGTGDLLGRTTSDVDRIEYIVRVGISRITLLVLQILVTVVAALVIDWRVGFVVALSFVPVFFIVRKYLRRTIAAYLASSALNAEMSGDVTETVEHSATVDALHMGAYRTARTTVLLEEKWTNERYAALMRAFFSFGMVVALFSPVIIAVVWGSWLIGQGIVTVGAVISVALYAQQLRGPVDELSWWIDEIQFASVSLARIFGVSQVESDRITGEDLPIGEAIEIRDVSFSYRDGVEVLHDVDLDVVPGERLAIVGPSGAGKSTLGRLIAGINPPSAGRIRIGGVEVSEIEEKRVHSYVALVTQENHIFVGTLAQNLRFAAPEAQDVRLWDALDIVDAQWVKELPEGLETKVGSGGLELAPDQAQQLALARIVLLDPDIVILDEATSLLDPTAARSAELALARVLEGRTVISIAHRLYTAYDADRVCVMIDGKIAELGSHEELVALGGEYASLWETWQQD; this is encoded by the coding sequence ATGAAGTTACCAATAGCGAATAACGCTACGATTTTTCGCCAGCTTGCCCAGCTAGGTCGGTATTTCAAACGCGACATCACGATCGTGCTGGTCATCCAGCTCTGCGTTGCGCTCGCGAGCGTTGTGACGCCGTGGATCATAGGTCGATCTTTCGATGCAATCAACGAACCAGACCCAGCACGTGCCATCCGGTTTAACATTATTGTGCTGGTGTGTGCAGTGGCCATCCAGTCGGTGCTGGCTGGTTTCGGTGAGTATCTTTCACGCGCACTCGGTCAGCGGTTCTTCCACCGGTTACGTATTGACCTCGTTGACACGGTGACCCATCTGCCGATTTCGACGGTGGAAGCCGCCGGTACTGGCGACCTGCTGGGACGAACCACGTCCGACGTCGATCGCATCGAGTACATCGTGCGTGTTGGTATCTCACGAATCACATTGCTCGTATTGCAGATCCTCGTTACTGTGGTTGCGGCGCTCGTGATCGATTGGCGAGTGGGGTTCGTCGTGGCGTTGTCCTTCGTACCAGTGTTCTTTATTGTGCGTAAATATCTACGTCGTACGATTGCGGCATACTTGGCATCTTCCGCACTCAACGCGGAAATGTCGGGTGATGTGACCGAAACGGTGGAACATTCCGCTACCGTAGATGCCCTCCACATGGGCGCCTATCGGACGGCGCGTACTACGGTGTTGCTAGAAGAGAAATGGACAAATGAACGATATGCAGCGCTCATGCGCGCTTTCTTCTCCTTCGGCATGGTGGTGGCGTTGTTCTCGCCGGTCATCATCGCCGTCGTATGGGGGTCGTGGCTTATCGGGCAAGGCATCGTCACCGTTGGTGCAGTTATTTCGGTGGCCCTCTACGCGCAGCAGTTGCGCGGCCCAGTCGACGAACTATCCTGGTGGATTGACGAAATACAGTTCGCCTCGGTGTCCCTCGCACGTATTTTCGGCGTCAGCCAAGTTGAATCCGACCGGATCACCGGCGAAGACCTCCCCATTGGTGAGGCCATCGAAATTCGCGATGTGTCATTCTCGTATCGTGACGGTGTCGAGGTGTTGCACGACGTCGATCTCGATGTGGTACCAGGTGAACGGCTCGCGATCGTCGGCCCGTCGGGAGCAGGAAAATCTACCCTTGGTCGCCTGATTGCCGGTATTAACCCGCCTTCGGCTGGCCGAATTCGTATCGGCGGGGTAGAGGTGAGCGAAATTGAAGAAAAGCGCGTTCACTCATACGTCGCCCTCGTAACCCAAGAAAACCATATATTTGTGGGGACGCTTGCCCAAAATCTGCGGTTCGCTGCCCCTGAAGCACAAGATGTGCGGCTATGGGATGCGCTCGACATCGTCGACGCACAATGGGTCAAAGAGCTACCGGAGGGACTGGAAACCAAAGTTGGTTCCGGTGGACTCGAACTAGCTCCGGATCAAGCGCAACAGCTCGCGTTAGCGCGCATCGTGCTCCTCGACCCCGATATCGTGATTCTTGATGAAGCTACGTCCTTGCTCGATCCCACGGCTGCGCGTTCAGCCGAACTCGCGCTCGCGCGCGTGCTCGAAGGGCGCACCGTTATCTCAATCGCACACCGGCTCTACACTGCCTACGATGCAGATCGAGTCTGCGTCATGATCGACGGTAAGATTGCTGAACTTGGCAGTCACGAAGAACTCGTTGCGTTAGGTGGCGAGTACGCTTCGCTGTGGGAGACCTGGCAGCAGGACTAA
- a CDS encoding ABC transporter ATP-binding protein: MSKKNETVTFESEDFPQAQPGTPIVDVTDLHVRFPSEDGSVHAVRGVNFSVNSGEVLGIVGESGSGKSVTSMAIMGLLDQSAQVEGSVKLHGTEVLGRSDAYMSQVRGKTVAMVFQDPLSALTPVYTIGDQIAEALKVHDSSLSDNDCHERAIELLTMVGIPNPEIRIKAFPHEFSGGMRQRAMIAMAIANKPELIIADEPTTALDVTIQAQILDVLRKAQNELGAAVIMITHDLGVVAGIADKVAVMYAGRVVESGSVDEIFYHSAMPYTIGLLGSLPRLDSRKEYQLAAVEGNPPSMLFEPTGCPFAARCPVAQPACLDGEPNLADVHSSDGSRHRVACKRADEIRDESRKYTDIYPLPAAVPPPFEGSREDREEVLRIEGMTRYFPLMKGSVFRRQVGTVHAVDGIDLDIRAGETLGLVGESGSGKTTTLMQVLDLVKPQNGKIVVMGEDTAKLKRADRKRIREDLQVVFQDPMASLDPRFPVFDIIAEPLRYGGWKKEDIPARVEELLTMVGLEPAHVNRYPRNFSGGQRQRIGIARALALEPKLLILDEPVSALDVSIQAGVINLLDELRSKMSLSYLFVAHDLSVIRHIADRVAVMYLGKIVEVGDVEAVFEHPQHPYTQALLSAIPIPDPRKEKSRDRIILEGDLPSPANPPKGCRFVTRCPLYKTLSDGEQAKCEAQHPDFQILGDDHKAACYYPRALKLF, translated from the coding sequence ATGAGCAAGAAAAATGAAACTGTAACATTTGAGTCTGAGGATTTTCCTCAGGCGCAACCAGGAACTCCGATTGTTGACGTTACCGATCTGCACGTACGTTTCCCATCTGAAGATGGTTCAGTCCATGCAGTGCGTGGCGTTAATTTCTCGGTCAACTCCGGTGAAGTTCTTGGTATCGTGGGCGAGTCGGGTTCTGGTAAGTCGGTAACGTCGATGGCCATTATGGGTCTCCTTGACCAGTCTGCTCAGGTGGAAGGTTCAGTTAAACTCCACGGCACTGAAGTCCTCGGTCGCTCCGATGCCTACATGTCGCAGGTGCGCGGTAAGACTGTCGCCATGGTTTTCCAAGATCCGCTTTCGGCGCTGACCCCGGTCTACACGATTGGCGATCAGATTGCGGAAGCGCTTAAAGTTCACGATTCATCGTTGTCGGATAATGACTGCCATGAACGAGCGATTGAACTGTTGACGATGGTCGGTATTCCTAATCCGGAAATCCGAATCAAAGCCTTCCCGCATGAATTCTCCGGCGGTATGCGTCAGCGTGCGATGATCGCAATGGCAATCGCAAACAAGCCGGAACTGATTATCGCTGACGAACCAACCACGGCTCTCGACGTCACTATCCAAGCGCAGATCCTTGACGTTTTACGCAAAGCGCAAAATGAGCTCGGCGCTGCAGTCATCATGATTACCCACGATCTGGGTGTGGTCGCTGGTATCGCCGACAAGGTTGCAGTGATGTATGCCGGACGCGTTGTTGAATCTGGATCTGTTGATGAGATTTTCTACCACTCGGCAATGCCATACACGATAGGTTTGCTCGGTTCGTTGCCCCGTTTGGATTCTCGCAAGGAATACCAATTAGCTGCAGTCGAAGGTAATCCGCCATCGATGCTGTTTGAGCCAACGGGCTGTCCGTTCGCGGCGCGTTGCCCAGTTGCGCAGCCAGCATGTTTGGATGGCGAACCGAATTTAGCCGATGTTCATAGTTCCGATGGTTCACGTCATCGTGTCGCATGTAAGCGCGCAGATGAAATCCGCGACGAATCCCGTAAGTACACCGATATCTATCCACTTCCAGCCGCTGTTCCGCCACCGTTTGAAGGTTCGCGCGAAGATCGCGAAGAAGTTTTGCGTATCGAAGGTATGACGCGCTACTTCCCGTTGATGAAGGGGTCGGTGTTCCGCCGCCAGGTGGGCACTGTCCATGCTGTCGATGGAATCGATTTGGATATCCGCGCCGGTGAGACGCTCGGTCTTGTTGGAGAATCGGGTTCCGGTAAAACAACTACCTTGATGCAGGTTCTTGATCTTGTTAAACCACAAAACGGCAAGATCGTGGTGATGGGTGAAGATACTGCAAAGCTCAAGCGTGCAGATCGGAAACGCATCCGTGAGGATCTGCAGGTTGTGTTCCAGGATCCCATGGCGTCACTTGATCCCCGTTTCCCGGTTTTCGATATCATTGCTGAACCATTGCGCTACGGCGGGTGGAAGAAGGAAGATATCCCTGCGCGTGTCGAAGAACTTCTGACGATGGTTGGCCTGGAACCAGCGCACGTCAATCGCTATCCACGCAACTTCTCTGGTGGCCAACGTCAGCGTATTGGAATTGCTCGTGCGCTTGCACTAGAACCGAAGCTATTGATTCTTGACGAGCCAGTTTCGGCACTCGACGTTTCCATTCAGGCCGGTGTGATCAACCTTCTGGATGAACTACGATCAAAGATGTCTCTCTCGTACTTGTTTGTAGCTCACGATCTGTCAGTCATTCGGCACATCGCTGATCGCGTTGCCGTGATGTATCTGGGTAAGATTGTTGAGGTTGGTGATGTGGAAGCTGTGTTTGAGCATCCGCAGCATCCATATACTCAAGCTTTACTCTCGGCGATCCCGATTCCAGATCCGCGCAAGGAGAAGAGCCGCGATCGAATCATTCTCGAAGGTGATTTGCCTTCCCCGGCTAACCCGCCTAAGGGGTGCCGTTTTGTGACAAGGTGTCCGCTATATAAGACACTTTCTGACGGGGAGCAGGCCAAGTGCGAAGCTCAGCATCCGGACTTCCAAATTCTTGGGGACGATCACAAGGCAGCTTGCTATTATCCGCGAGCTCTCAAGCTTTTCTAG
- a CDS encoding ABC transporter ATP-binding protein: MRPTRPDRYVSAGLVVSVSVLLTTLRSLNVFLATPQRKFTMVAQFFRNTHTMTSSTFKKIQKTRHSSVTSRKFELGPQPRNWPEFLEFSATPVANHRSLLWSTVKVNRGLLLCAFVMSLLMFVGSALIPWALGIFLDSGLERGMTSALIPGGLILTSVILVRAIGSFSELVLVASWMRGDFGWRRTIIRHISTIRGGGREQIPAGEIVASVTSDTEKIGNFLYGVPAIAASAASFFVIAVMMLRTNLELGLIVVIGLPIAILAMSLLIKPLHQRLSANREERGKLTTLASDAVVGLRVLRGVGGEDTYNVRYRAQSEHVMDTGIRTAFIQAILGGLTTAVPAIFTVVVISLGLWEVYAGQLTYGELVAFFGYTVYLSVPVSSATQFLQIFTDARVGARRTSRIMDSTPLTSDNDVDPTVCEPRWESASLTDQTANITIAAGKLTVIVSAQPEISAKLAQRLARTDDQYPVLVQWEDESGHHSVHLSDIALAQVRQAVVFSGATAQLFQGRLRSNLAGSRAELPQVRSVADQMHDTGDGSGTAHREHMLHPDMPTEDVLDAALSVADAHDIVLGLTDGLDDYVAERGRSLSGGQRQRIALARALVTQAPILIAVEPTSAVDSHTEMRIASALRTQRAGRTTVIVSVSPIVLHQSDEVIVLNPDGSERMRGTYEHVAADPYVHAIVHRGQEETQEHQV, encoded by the coding sequence ATGCGTCCAACGAGACCGGACCGATATGTATCGGCCGGTCTCGTTGTGTCAGTTTCGGTTTTGCTCACAACACTACGTAGCCTTAACGTCTTTTTGGCTACCCCACAACGAAAGTTCACCATGGTTGCCCAGTTCTTCCGTAATACTCATACAATGACGTCCTCGACGTTCAAAAAAATCCAAAAGACACGGCATTCCTCGGTTACGTCACGAAAGTTCGAACTCGGGCCACAACCGCGCAACTGGCCAGAATTCCTCGAATTTAGCGCAACCCCCGTCGCTAACCACCGATCACTGCTATGGTCGACGGTGAAAGTCAACCGAGGATTATTGTTGTGTGCTTTCGTCATGTCACTATTGATGTTCGTCGGATCTGCACTGATCCCGTGGGCGTTGGGAATATTTCTCGATTCTGGACTCGAACGCGGAATGACCTCAGCCCTCATTCCTGGCGGCCTGATTCTCACCTCCGTAATCCTTGTTCGTGCAATTGGCTCCTTTAGTGAACTTGTTCTTGTCGCCTCATGGATGCGTGGCGATTTCGGCTGGCGCCGTACTATTATTCGCCACATTTCAACGATACGTGGTGGTGGTCGAGAACAAATTCCCGCTGGCGAAATCGTTGCATCTGTTACCTCCGATACCGAAAAAATTGGTAATTTCCTTTACGGAGTGCCCGCTATCGCAGCCTCAGCAGCTTCGTTCTTCGTCATCGCGGTGATGATGTTGCGTACCAATCTAGAACTTGGCCTGATTGTCGTGATCGGCCTGCCTATTGCGATCTTGGCAATGTCACTCCTGATTAAGCCACTCCATCAACGCTTGAGCGCCAACCGTGAAGAACGCGGAAAACTCACCACGTTAGCCTCCGACGCCGTCGTCGGGCTACGCGTGCTACGTGGTGTTGGCGGAGAAGATACCTACAACGTGCGCTACCGTGCCCAATCTGAGCACGTGATGGATACCGGCATCCGTACCGCATTTATCCAAGCGATTCTCGGTGGATTGACTACGGCGGTACCAGCCATTTTCACCGTCGTCGTTATTTCACTGGGTTTGTGGGAGGTTTATGCGGGACAACTGACCTACGGCGAACTCGTCGCCTTCTTCGGCTACACCGTCTACCTCTCGGTCCCCGTATCCTCCGCAACCCAGTTCTTACAAATATTTACCGATGCCCGCGTTGGTGCCCGGCGAACCTCACGAATCATGGATTCCACGCCACTAACCAGCGATAACGATGTTGACCCCACTGTCTGCGAGCCACGATGGGAGAGCGCATCGCTCACTGACCAAACCGCTAACATTACCATTGCGGCCGGCAAGCTCACGGTCATCGTCAGCGCACAGCCTGAAATCTCCGCCAAACTGGCGCAACGGTTGGCGCGTACAGATGACCAGTATCCGGTGCTCGTCCAATGGGAAGACGAATCCGGGCATCACAGTGTGCACTTATCCGACATTGCGTTGGCACAGGTGCGTCAAGCAGTCGTGTTCTCCGGTGCAACCGCGCAACTCTTCCAAGGCCGACTGCGGTCAAACCTTGCCGGTTCGCGTGCTGAACTACCACAAGTACGGTCAGTTGCCGACCAGATGCATGACACCGGCGACGGTTCGGGAACCGCCCACCGCGAGCACATGCTACACCCGGACATGCCAACCGAAGATGTTTTAGACGCCGCGTTGAGCGTGGCCGACGCACACGATATCGTTCTTGGCCTCACAGACGGACTCGACGATTACGTGGCTGAACGAGGGCGCTCACTTTCCGGCGGACAACGCCAACGCATCGCGCTCGCACGCGCGCTGGTGACCCAAGCACCGATCTTGATCGCCGTCGAACCCACATCTGCGGTCGATTCGCACACTGAAATGCGTATCGCATCCGCGCTGCGCACCCAGCGCGCCGGGAGAACGACGGTGATCGTGTCAGTATCGCCAATTGTTTTACATCAATCTGACGAGGTGATCGTCCTCAACCCCGACGGTTCGGAGCGTATGCGCGGAACCTACGAACACGTGGCCGCCGATCCATACGTCCACGCCATCGTTCACCGCGGGCAAGAAGAAACTCAGGAGCATCAGGTATGA
- the typA gene encoding translational GTPase TypA: MTQTRADLRNVAIVAHVDHGKTTLVDGMLWQGGAFDARATVEKTGERVMDSGDLEREKGITILAKNTAITYHGPSAADFGAPEGVTINVIDTPGHADFSGEVERGLSMVDGVVLLVDASEGPLPQTRFVLRKALEANMPVITVINKVDRPDARISEVVEEAQDLLLNLAGDIDEADLDLERLMDIPVIYAAAKAGRADTVQPADGELPANENLEPLFRAILEYIPAPTYEADAPLVAQVTNLDASPFLGRLALVRVYSGELKKGAWVGLANGPDSDIERVHITELLRTQGLERVPATVAGPGDIVAVAGMPNIMIGETLVDLEDPRPKPRIHIDDPAISMTIGINTSPLAGKVKGHKLTARQVRDRLTQELVGNVSIRVLPTDRPDAWEVQDRGELALAILVETMRREGFELTVGKPQVVKRVIDGVVHEPWERATIDVPEEHLGAVTQLMAARKGQMETMSNHGSGWVRMEFVLPSRGMIGFRTQFLTQTRGTGIAASISEGYGPWAGEIESRNTGSLVSDRAGQVTAFSLQRLEDRGTFFVDPGEETYEGQIVGENARNEDMEVNVVKAKEMTNMRSATADAFETLQARRKLTLEECIEFAADDECIEVTPEVVRVRKVILSTTERLREAARRKRANGK, encoded by the coding sequence ATGACTCAAACACGCGCCGATCTACGAAACGTTGCCATCGTTGCACACGTCGATCACGGCAAGACCACTCTGGTGGACGGCATGCTCTGGCAAGGCGGCGCGTTTGATGCGCGCGCAACAGTGGAAAAAACTGGCGAACGTGTTATGGATTCGGGGGACTTGGAACGCGAAAAAGGCATTACCATTCTCGCGAAGAATACCGCTATTACCTACCACGGACCGTCAGCTGCTGATTTCGGAGCGCCAGAAGGCGTCACGATTAACGTCATCGACACCCCAGGCCACGCCGATTTCTCTGGCGAAGTCGAACGTGGATTGTCCATGGTTGACGGGGTGGTTTTGTTAGTTGACGCTTCCGAAGGTCCGTTGCCACAGACGCGCTTTGTTTTGCGTAAAGCGCTGGAAGCTAATATGCCGGTTATCACCGTCATCAATAAAGTAGATCGTCCTGACGCACGGATTTCCGAAGTCGTTGAAGAAGCCCAAGATCTGCTGTTGAACCTCGCAGGTGATATTGACGAAGCTGATCTTGACCTCGAACGGTTGATGGATATTCCGGTTATCTACGCAGCTGCTAAAGCTGGACGCGCCGATACGGTCCAACCGGCCGACGGCGAACTGCCAGCTAACGAGAACTTGGAGCCACTTTTCCGTGCAATTTTGGAATACATTCCAGCCCCAACGTATGAGGCTGATGCGCCGCTCGTTGCTCAGGTAACCAACCTTGACGCTTCCCCGTTCCTTGGACGTTTGGCGCTTGTGCGTGTCTACTCCGGTGAACTGAAAAAGGGTGCGTGGGTTGGATTAGCTAACGGCCCAGATTCGGATATCGAACGGGTCCACATTACCGAACTTTTGCGCACCCAAGGTCTCGAACGTGTCCCAGCTACAGTTGCTGGCCCAGGTGATATCGTTGCGGTGGCCGGTATGCCAAACATTATGATTGGTGAAACGCTGGTCGATCTTGAAGATCCACGACCCAAGCCACGTATCCATATTGATGACCCAGCAATCTCGATGACCATCGGAATCAACACCTCGCCACTAGCTGGCAAGGTCAAGGGGCACAAGCTAACCGCCCGCCAGGTTCGCGATCGTCTCACCCAAGAACTCGTTGGCAACGTCTCGATCCGAGTTTTGCCAACCGACCGTCCAGATGCGTGGGAAGTACAAGACCGTGGTGAACTCGCGCTCGCGATCCTCGTTGAAACGATGCGCCGGGAAGGCTTCGAGCTTACGGTGGGCAAGCCACAAGTTGTGAAGCGTGTGATCGACGGTGTCGTGCACGAGCCGTGGGAGCGCGCAACAATCGACGTTCCAGAAGAACATCTTGGTGCTGTCACTCAGCTGATGGCCGCCCGTAAGGGACAGATGGAAACCATGTCCAACCACGGCAGTGGTTGGGTGCGGATGGAGTTCGTCCTCCCATCGCGCGGTATGATCGGCTTCCGTACCCAATTCCTTACCCAAACTCGCGGTACCGGTATCGCCGCCTCAATTTCTGAAGGCTACGGCCCATGGGCCGGCGAAATCGAATCGCGTAACACCGGTTCGCTCGTCTCCGATCGTGCTGGCCAAGTAACTGCGTTCTCACTACAACGTCTTGAGGATCGCGGCACGTTCTTCGTCGACCCAGGTGAAGAAACCTACGAAGGTCAGATTGTCGGTGAAAACGCACGTAACGAAGACATGGAAGTCAACGTCGTCAAAGCTAAAGAAATGACGAATATGCGTTCGGCAACCGCAGATGCCTTCGAAACATTGCAAGCCCGCCGCAAGCTCACACTCGAAGAGTGTATCGAATTTGCTGCCGACGACGAATGCATCGAAGTAACGCCAGAAGTCGTCCGCGTGCGCAAGGTCATCTTGAGCACCACCGAACGCCTCCGCGAAGCTGCTCGCCGGAAGCGTGCGAACGGAAAGTAA
- a CDS encoding ABC transporter family substrate-binding protein: MGIKKAGFALVAASALVLSACSGPASSESGSDGKSASLPASDYNKVDPADLKDGGDLRLAIASMPSNYNPLHVNGNTVENSDIWSYALGSNFIYADDATWEPNKNFLESYDVDTKADGDAKMTVTLNLNPEAKWYSETPITVADYQAGWNACKSEDTGFDCASTDGWNRIISIEQGRDEFQVIAKFDREYPDWSSVLGTAYPAAGFSDPAMFNDGWTDDVNVLNQFVSGPFKFKSIDNGAKRITLERNEKWWGDTAKLDAVTFSVLDTKAQAQAFANNELDIVDQILDAPTYELVKGRQNAEVKQSASTSWRHITLNSNAESLSDVKVRQAIQKGIDSADFLATDMAGLPVEGLDLSLGNHFFMPGQAGYEDHAVKFDPEGAMKDLEDLGYTMNESTKFFEKDGKPLSFNFTRLTGIPASESAAALLKEHMKAIGINVVFVDTPPKEFSNVLESGEFEAISFGWRGTPYPMANVGQIYGPGSSSNFSKVDDPKIAEYIEKIASETDNDKRVKLTNEVDEIIWDNVMTIPLYYRATLRAIPGDLANYGATAFETFLPEHIGYTK, encoded by the coding sequence ATGGGAATCAAGAAAGCAGGCTTTGCGTTAGTCGCAGCCTCAGCGCTCGTACTCAGCGCATGTTCTGGCCCGGCTTCATCCGAATCCGGCTCTGATGGCAAGTCCGCATCATTGCCTGCCTCAGATTACAATAAGGTTGATCCAGCCGATTTGAAGGATGGCGGCGACCTGCGTCTGGCTATCGCGTCGATGCCAAGCAATTACAACCCACTTCACGTCAACGGTAATACAGTTGAAAACTCAGATATTTGGAGCTACGCCCTAGGTAGTAACTTTATCTACGCTGACGATGCTACGTGGGAACCAAACAAGAACTTCCTCGAGTCTTATGATGTTGATACTAAGGCTGATGGCGATGCGAAGATGACCGTCACCCTTAATCTCAACCCTGAGGCGAAGTGGTACAGCGAAACGCCAATCACCGTTGCCGATTACCAGGCGGGCTGGAATGCATGTAAGTCAGAAGATACTGGCTTCGATTGTGCTTCCACCGATGGTTGGAACCGTATTATCTCGATCGAACAAGGCCGGGATGAATTCCAGGTCATTGCAAAATTTGATCGCGAATACCCGGACTGGTCTTCAGTGCTCGGCACCGCATACCCCGCTGCTGGTTTCTCTGATCCAGCAATGTTTAACGATGGATGGACTGATGACGTTAATGTTCTCAACCAGTTCGTTTCCGGTCCATTTAAGTTCAAGAGCATCGATAATGGCGCAAAGCGCATCACTCTTGAACGTAACGAAAAGTGGTGGGGCGATACCGCCAAGCTTGACGCTGTAACCTTCTCGGTTCTCGATACCAAGGCTCAGGCACAAGCATTTGCTAACAACGAGCTTGACATCGTTGACCAGATCCTTGACGCTCCTACATACGAACTCGTTAAGGGACGTCAGAACGCTGAAGTCAAGCAGTCCGCATCAACTAGCTGGCGTCATATCACGCTAAATTCAAACGCTGAATCTCTTTCAGATGTGAAGGTGCGTCAGGCAATTCAAAAGGGTATTGACTCCGCTGACTTCCTCGCCACCGATATGGCTGGCTTGCCGGTCGAAGGTCTAGATCTTTCGCTTGGTAACCACTTCTTCATGCCAGGCCAGGCCGGCTACGAAGATCACGCAGTTAAGTTTGATCCAGAAGGCGCAATGAAGGATCTTGAAGATCTGGGCTACACCATGAACGAGTCCACCAAGTTCTTCGAGAAGGACGGTAAGCCACTCTCCTTCAACTTCACCCGCCTGACCGGCATCCCAGCTTCCGAATCCGCTGCTGCTTTGCTCAAGGAGCACATGAAGGCAATTGGCATCAACGTTGTCTTCGTTGACACCCCGCCAAAAGAGTTCTCTAACGTTCTCGAATCTGGCGAGTTTGAAGCAATCTCCTTCGGCTGGCGCGGAACGCCATACCCAATGGCAAACGTTGGACAAATCTACGGTCCAGGTTCCTCCTCAAACTTCTCTAAGGTTGACGATCCAAAGATCGCTGAATACATCGAGAAGATCGCCTCTGAGACCGACAATGACAAGCGTGTCAAGCTTACCAATGAAGTTGACGAAATCATCTGGGATAACGTTATGACTATCCCGCTGTACTACCGTGCAACTTTGCGTGCAATTCCAGGAGACCTCGCTAACTACGGTGCAACCGCATTCGAGACCTTCCTGCCAGAGCACATTGGTTACACCAAGTAA